The Actinomycetota bacterium genome includes a window with the following:
- the sepF gene encoding cell division protein SepF gives MAGFWKKALVYLGLVEEEDELEPLPEVHEPPQLETVRPIRPDVEPNSVRRIPSVPDTSTRPVHAGATLIPPPMVVVVEPRTFEDAKEIGDKLRVDAPVIMNLQGVDARLGKELLCFASGLTYGLQGGMKKVADRVFLLTPANVEVSAEETQRIISERGFFNQF, from the coding sequence ATGGCCGGATTCTGGAAAAAGGCGCTTGTTTACCTGGGGCTCGTCGAAGAGGAAGACGAGCTCGAGCCGCTGCCGGAGGTCCACGAGCCTCCCCAGCTTGAGACGGTCAGGCCGATCAGGCCCGACGTGGAGCCGAACTCCGTTCGCAGGATTCCATCGGTGCCGGACACGTCGACGAGGCCCGTGCACGCCGGCGCGACGTTGATCCCACCGCCGATGGTCGTGGTCGTGGAACCGCGGACGTTCGAGGACGCCAAGGAGATAGGCGACAAGCTGAGGGTGGACGCACCGGTCATCATGAACCTGCAGGGCGTGGACGCGAGGCTCGGCAAGGAGCTGCTCTGCTTTGCCAGCGGCCTGACCTACGGGCTCCAGGGAGGGATGAAGAAGGTGGCGGACCGCGTGTTCCTCCTGACCCCGGCCAACGTCGAGGTCTCGGCGGAGGAGACGCAGAGGATCATCTCGGAGCGCGGCTTCTTCAACCAGTTCTGA
- a CDS encoding YggT family protein has product MELGLRFELLNAITLFCVIYGNLMFVRIILAWLPVSPPPWLRPAFSFIYDATEPFLRLFRGLLPAIPLGGASLDISPILAFIVIGRILPALAASALR; this is encoded by the coding sequence ATGGAGCTGGGGCTGCGCTTTGAGCTGCTCAATGCCATCACCCTGTTCTGCGTGATCTACGGCAACCTGATGTTCGTCAGGATCATCCTGGCCTGGCTCCCGGTCTCCCCGCCGCCCTGGCTGAGGCCGGCCTTTTCGTTCATCTACGACGCGACCGAGCCGTTCCTGCGCCTGTTCCGAGGGCTCCTGCCGGCCATACCGCTGGGGGGCGCCAGCCTCGACATCTCGCCGATCCTGGCGTTTATCGTGATCGGCAGGATCCTGCCCGCCCTGGCGGCCAGCGCTCTGCGCTGA